A window of Oligoflexus sp. contains these coding sequences:
- a CDS encoding 7TM-DISM domain-containing protein: MRNFILALALWFFSTAPTRAAGTLDLSNWQTGQHYGSIHEPWEFHWEQLLEVGADHPEPKEWLAAGRSWNDGPLADGTRRPAAGFATYKLTLRNVSMRPDGYQIGIKGAGTAYRLWVYPKDEPRAFHLVEKGQLDSRNFQGSRRPAFVHFFPTQTRDYIVLLQVRNVDYAWGGLYFPVFLGTGETIRSNFEVEGFVSVLGMGIMLSVGIYSLMMWVRRREDKAALMLALVSLAGVMRLCSTSPFITERVPDFFFYWLLRQEFLSMNMGICSYLAFLVFTFRAGRFTLWDKILNICNLSVIACCLGGSLLILPYLLTFTQTLVMVSTFTFIAYSYKALRRRQSGASLVLMGCFLIALAAVFDIASAMSSSEIFITPWAVMIFLILQSQIVGLRAAEAHQRSHMLAEELQVKNQEITDFNRNLEKLVDTKTRAIRSLLDHIPQGVCTVGRDGRIAKDFSAHLTQVLEIKDPGAPAWPCIAIIFCWNSADGSSYCEISTIPAPPALHFCNSPRDPRHHLEKPRIDRREVSERHILPIIL, from the coding sequence ATGCGGAATTTTATCCTGGCCTTGGCTTTATGGTTCTTCTCAACAGCGCCCACAAGGGCCGCGGGGACCTTGGACCTCAGCAACTGGCAGACTGGACAGCATTATGGTTCCATCCATGAGCCCTGGGAATTTCACTGGGAACAGCTCCTTGAAGTGGGTGCGGATCATCCCGAGCCCAAGGAGTGGCTTGCAGCCGGCCGCAGCTGGAATGATGGGCCCCTGGCTGATGGCACGCGGCGCCCCGCTGCGGGATTCGCCACCTATAAGCTGACGCTTCGCAATGTTTCCATGCGGCCCGACGGTTATCAAATTGGTATCAAGGGCGCAGGCACGGCCTATCGACTGTGGGTGTATCCCAAGGATGAGCCTCGGGCTTTTCACCTGGTGGAAAAGGGGCAGCTTGATTCCCGGAATTTCCAAGGCTCCCGTCGACCTGCCTTCGTTCATTTCTTCCCCACTCAGACCCGTGATTATATCGTGCTGCTTCAGGTCAGAAATGTGGATTACGCCTGGGGCGGCCTTTATTTCCCTGTTTTCCTGGGCACAGGGGAAACGATCCGCAGCAATTTTGAAGTCGAAGGATTTGTGAGTGTGCTCGGCATGGGCATCATGCTGAGTGTGGGTATTTACAGTCTCATGATGTGGGTGCGACGGCGCGAGGACAAGGCCGCTCTGATGCTGGCCCTGGTTTCGCTGGCCGGCGTCATGAGGCTTTGCAGCACCTCGCCCTTCATCACCGAGCGTGTGCCCGACTTCTTTTTTTACTGGCTTCTGCGGCAGGAATTTTTGTCGATGAACATGGGAATCTGCAGCTATCTCGCCTTCCTCGTGTTCACCTTCCGCGCGGGGCGCTTCACGCTGTGGGACAAGATCCTCAACATCTGTAACCTGAGCGTGATCGCCTGCTGCCTGGGCGGCTCTCTGCTCATACTCCCTTATCTTCTGACCTTCACTCAGACCCTGGTCATGGTTTCAACCTTCACCTTCATCGCCTATAGCTACAAAGCCCTCAGGCGCCGGCAGTCCGGGGCCAGCCTCGTCCTCATGGGATGTTTTCTGATCGCGCTCGCCGCGGTCTTTGATATTGCTTCGGCCATGTCCTCATCGGAAATTTTCATTACTCCCTGGGCCGTGATGATCTTTTTGATCCTTCAATCACAGATCGTTGGACTTCGGGCCGCCGAAGCTCATCAACGTTCCCATATGCTCGCCGAAGAGCTTCAGGTCAAAAACCAGGAAATCACCGACTTCAATCGAAATCTGGAAAAGCTTGTGGATACGAAAACCCGGGCGATCCGCTCGCTTCTGGACCATATTCCTCAAGGCGTTTGCACGGTCGGGCGGGATGGTCGGATTGCGAAAGATTTCTCGGCTCACCTGACCCAGGTTTTGGAGATCAAGGACCCGGGGGCGCCTGCATGGCCTTGTATCGCGATCATTTTCTGCTGGAACTCCGCCGACGGATCTTCTTACTGTGAAATTTCAACGATTCCAGCTCCGCCAGCACTTCACTTTTGCAATTCACCTCGTGATCCAAGGCATCACCTGGAAAAGCCAAGGATCGATCGCCGGGAAGTCTCTGAGCGTCACATCCTGCCTATTATTTTGTAA
- a CDS encoding SpoIIE family protein phosphatase has protein sequence MNRLKKTSIFLNGLSWPIFHGLASAFLLIMLAVQASSLGSYIDTRIIAPIFFNVREYLGQTPPIHPKLKVIALDDSTFSYLGGPRLNYAQLAMLLDAVGKRHPQAILIDSLLSDQPTGIAGNLPDSLASLPVYTGSFPSQFPLRFREPTDLSQKAYRASTYLEEGLTLPNLPYNLDLRQSWIPYGNSSGYGELVRATGHITYNRDGTISPFYQINDETLLPHLSLYSASSIKLGQKALTINGREVPLTKRGGLLINHRPPGDFYQRSVSLRPILQRAQAGEVETQINEGDIVLVLLAFATGNTDFHEGGPFGEIPGGLIIASMISDVLDGRWISRWETDIALILTFGIAGIVLGINARVRYYWVYLVSAWTLTSTLALVLFSYAQIWMPWLIPLIAFTGTSLIHFAHVRIQDEMKMMLIEKNYYAEKALRLEEMHKKAELESNLALGRAVQKLLLPRALQGTFYGFQYNMQYKPVAGMSGDWLYVWDFSLGERRIFMGDVMGTGPSAAIPVAALIGILKDCEEQKLGVEESFARLNRRLIELFDQHVVCSLSAIVLYRDGRIELFNAGGPGCFVFGGKQAEYFVMRSSPIGLNPTIELARCDVDLQDHQTLFTFTDGFMHETKDLKRLVRHLRQEKIDRPPLDQIEGWLHSTLQSPSRPDDQSLICIQRSNKAKNPRVA, from the coding sequence ATGAATCGACTGAAGAAAACATCCATTTTCCTGAACGGACTTTCGTGGCCTATTTTCCACGGGCTGGCGAGCGCCTTTCTGCTCATCATGCTGGCCGTCCAGGCTTCGTCGCTCGGTTCCTACATTGATACGCGCATCATCGCGCCGATTTTTTTCAATGTGCGCGAGTACCTTGGTCAAACCCCTCCCATTCATCCGAAACTCAAAGTGATCGCGCTCGACGACAGCACCTTTTCCTATCTCGGGGGGCCGCGTCTGAACTATGCGCAGCTTGCCATGCTCCTGGATGCGGTGGGGAAACGTCATCCGCAGGCCATCCTGATCGATAGTCTTCTGTCCGATCAGCCAACGGGAATTGCCGGGAATCTGCCTGACTCCCTGGCCAGCCTTCCCGTTTATACAGGAAGCTTTCCGAGTCAGTTCCCGCTTCGTTTCCGCGAGCCCACCGATCTCTCGCAAAAAGCTTATCGGGCCAGCACCTATCTGGAAGAGGGCCTGACGCTCCCGAATTTGCCTTATAATCTTGACCTCAGGCAATCCTGGATTCCTTACGGCAATTCGTCGGGCTATGGGGAACTCGTGCGGGCGACCGGCCACATCACCTATAATCGCGATGGAACGATCTCGCCCTTCTATCAGATCAATGATGAAACGCTGCTGCCGCATCTCAGCCTTTATTCAGCGTCATCCATCAAACTGGGGCAAAAGGCCCTCACCATCAATGGCCGTGAGGTCCCTTTGACCAAACGCGGCGGGCTTTTGATCAACCATCGTCCTCCAGGTGATTTCTATCAGCGTTCCGTTTCGCTTCGCCCCATCCTGCAAAGAGCGCAGGCCGGGGAAGTGGAAACGCAGATCAACGAAGGCGACATCGTCCTGGTCCTGCTCGCTTTCGCCACTGGCAACACCGACTTTCATGAGGGCGGACCCTTCGGTGAAATCCCGGGTGGCCTCATCATCGCGTCCATGATCAGCGACGTCCTCGATGGCCGCTGGATCAGCCGCTGGGAAACCGATATCGCTTTGATCCTGACCTTCGGCATTGCCGGGATCGTGCTCGGGATCAATGCGCGGGTGCGTTACTACTGGGTTTACCTCGTCAGCGCCTGGACGTTGACCAGCACCCTGGCCCTCGTGCTCTTCAGCTATGCCCAGATCTGGATGCCCTGGCTGATTCCTTTGATCGCCTTTACCGGCACGAGCCTCATTCACTTCGCTCATGTGCGGATCCAGGACGAGATGAAGATGATGCTCATTGAAAAGAACTATTACGCTGAGAAAGCTCTGCGCTTGGAAGAAATGCATAAGAAGGCCGAGCTGGAAAGTAACCTCGCATTGGGCCGCGCGGTGCAGAAGCTGCTTTTGCCGCGGGCTCTGCAGGGAACTTTCTACGGCTTTCAGTACAACATGCAGTATAAGCCCGTGGCCGGCATGTCCGGGGATTGGCTTTATGTCTGGGATTTTTCCCTGGGTGAGCGCAGGATCTTCATGGGCGACGTCATGGGCACCGGCCCGTCCGCTGCGATTCCAGTTGCCGCCCTGATTGGTATTCTGAAAGACTGCGAGGAGCAGAAGCTCGGCGTGGAGGAGAGCTTCGCGCGCCTCAATCGTCGCCTGATCGAACTCTTCGATCAGCATGTCGTCTGCAGTCTGAGCGCCATCGTCCTTTATCGCGACGGCCGCATTGAACTTTTCAATGCCGGCGGCCCAGGCTGCTTTGTCTTCGGTGGCAAGCAGGCTGAATATTTTGTGATGCGCAGCAGTCCCATCGGTTTGAATCCAACCATCGAACTGGCCCGCTGCGACGTCGATCTTCAGGATCATCAGACCCTTTTCACCTTCACCGATGGTTTCATGCACGAGACGAAGGATTTGAAACGCCTCGTCCGTCATCTGCGGCAGGAAAAGATCGATCGTCCGCCTTTGGATCAGATTGAAGGCTGGCTCCACAGCACATTGCAGAGCCCGTCGCGGCCGGATGATCAAAGCTTGATTTGTATTCAAAGATCGAACAAGGCCAAGAATCCGCGCGTGGCCTAA
- a CDS encoding response regulator has product MHSKSASTILHIDDKEANRYVIRRVLEREGYRVLEAGSGESGLQLTRTESPDLVILDVKLPGMNGFEVCQRIKTDPTLRFTPVLHLSSYYNKVEDKAHGLQEGADAYLISPIEPIELVATVRALLRVKRAEQALAESIVKEQTARREAERLYEEARQANKIKDEFLATLSHELRTPLAAILGHAELLLAGPCLNDDHRHSLEVIGRNAKAQSELIDDLLDISRITSGKLLVERLDVDLSAVLKAAIQVVELAASAKMIRIETSFPEDKVRVSGDRARLQQVFWNLLSNAVKFTERGGTLHVTTTLDGPNVSVAIRDSGMGIDPNFLPHVFERFRQENASTTKTHGGLGLGLAICKHLVELHGGMIEAQSEGLGQGATFIVQLPVALDLPQVQSPSPVLHTGEDLLSQALTFRRLDATKPLTNYHIIVIDDSEDTCMLTAKILERVGAHIEKFSSVKSAMRYLRETKQRPNLCICDIAMPDEDGYSFIRKLRKLDINGETMPAIALTAYARLEDSITARQNGFNAHLAKPVMPSKLVATILNLTQ; this is encoded by the coding sequence ATGCATTCCAAATCCGCGAGTACGATACTGCATATAGACGACAAGGAAGCCAATCGTTACGTGATCAGGCGGGTTCTGGAACGCGAAGGGTATCGGGTTCTGGAGGCGGGATCAGGTGAATCGGGTCTGCAGCTCACACGAACGGAGAGTCCCGATCTGGTGATCCTGGATGTGAAGCTGCCCGGGATGAATGGTTTCGAAGTCTGCCAGCGCATCAAGACCGATCCGACTCTTCGTTTCACGCCCGTCCTGCATCTTTCATCCTACTACAATAAGGTCGAAGACAAGGCGCACGGCCTGCAGGAAGGGGCTGACGCATACCTGATCAGTCCGATCGAACCGATTGAACTCGTCGCCACGGTGCGGGCTCTTCTGCGGGTGAAGCGGGCTGAACAGGCTCTGGCGGAAAGCATCGTCAAAGAACAGACCGCCCGGCGCGAAGCGGAACGGCTTTACGAAGAAGCCAGGCAGGCCAATAAAATCAAAGATGAATTTTTAGCCACTCTGTCCCATGAACTGCGCACGCCCTTGGCCGCGATCCTTGGCCATGCCGAACTCTTGCTCGCAGGTCCCTGCCTGAATGATGATCATCGGCATTCGCTGGAAGTCATAGGGCGCAATGCCAAAGCTCAGTCGGAACTGATTGATGATCTGCTTGATATCTCGCGCATCACCAGCGGCAAGCTCCTGGTGGAACGCCTGGACGTCGATCTTTCGGCTGTTCTGAAGGCTGCGATCCAGGTTGTCGAGCTGGCTGCTTCCGCCAAAATGATTCGCATCGAAACCAGTTTCCCCGAGGACAAGGTTCGTGTGTCCGGGGATAGGGCCCGCCTGCAGCAGGTTTTCTGGAACCTTCTGTCAAATGCGGTCAAATTCACCGAACGCGGCGGCACCCTGCATGTGACCACGACACTGGACGGCCCGAATGTGTCTGTGGCCATTCGTGACAGCGGCATGGGCATCGATCCTAATTTTCTGCCCCATGTCTTCGAACGCTTCCGCCAGGAGAATGCCTCGACCACCAAAACCCATGGGGGCCTTGGCCTTGGGCTTGCGATCTGCAAGCACCTTGTCGAACTGCATGGCGGTATGATTGAAGCTCAAAGCGAAGGCCTGGGTCAAGGCGCGACCTTCATCGTGCAGCTGCCCGTGGCTTTGGATCTGCCTCAGGTTCAGTCACCCAGCCCGGTTCTGCATACCGGCGAGGATCTTTTGAGCCAGGCCCTGACCTTCCGCCGTCTGGATGCCACCAAACCTTTGACCAACTATCATATCATCGTGATTGATGACTCCGAGGACACGTGCATGCTCACGGCCAAGATCCTGGAACGGGTCGGCGCGCATATCGAAAAATTCTCGTCGGTGAAATCCGCAATGCGCTATCTAAGGGAAACCAAACAGCGCCCGAATCTTTGCATCTGCGACATCGCCATGCCCGACGAGGACGGCTACAGCTTCATTCGAAAACTCAGAAAGCTTGATATCAATGGGGAAACCATGCCGGCCATTGCTCTGACCGCCTATGCGCGGCTTGAAGATAGCATCACCGCCCGGCAGAATGGTTTCAACGCTCACCTTGCCAAGCCTGTGATGCCGTCGAAACTGGTGGCCACGATCCTGAACCTGACTCAATAA